From Heliomicrobium modesticaldum Ice1, a single genomic window includes:
- the nadB gene encoding L-aspartate oxidase, giving the protein MFRRYLVPFEPDQLPEQETDFLIVGSGIAGLYTALQAVAYGRVSLLTKRKVEDSNTGQAQGGIAAALDRGDSPSLHLQDTLKAGAGLNDVTAVEVLVSEGPTRVEELIRMGTQFDTIEGELALTREGAHSRRRILHASGDATGEEIRRSLWEQCRQHGQIELFENTQLIDVLRDKAGHCAGLLVWNAELGLHIHRAKLTVLATGGNGQLYKLSTNPEVTTGDGIAAAFRAGASVMDLEFVQFHPTALTLEGRPPFLISEAVRGEGGKLCNIRGDRFMPRYHELAELAPRDVVALAIWKEMAETGAPSVFLDVSHMSEEEFSSRFPWIFRTCRSYGIAVPEAPIPVAPAAHYLMGGVRTDLWGGTDIPRLYVCGEAACNGVHGANRLASNSLLEGLVFGARIIEGGLRWLESWPQRELAHGPWGKESLFDRLPDGENPRAADRVANSVQQIMWDKVGLWRSADSLTEALADLVAIDEREAVQGTVTRAMEAANMHLLGRLTARAALLRNESRGGHYRVDFPEPCDTWRRHILLSC; this is encoded by the coding sequence GTGTTCCGGCGTTACCTTGTGCCTTTCGAGCCAGATCAACTGCCTGAACAGGAAACGGACTTTTTGATCGTCGGCAGCGGCATCGCCGGCCTGTACACGGCGCTGCAAGCGGTGGCCTACGGGCGGGTGTCTCTGCTGACCAAACGCAAGGTGGAGGACTCCAACACAGGACAAGCCCAGGGCGGGATCGCCGCCGCCCTGGACCGTGGCGATTCGCCGTCGCTGCACCTGCAGGACACCCTCAAAGCCGGCGCCGGTCTCAACGACGTGACGGCTGTCGAGGTGCTCGTCAGCGAAGGGCCGACTCGCGTAGAAGAACTGATCCGGATGGGCACCCAGTTTGATACGATCGAAGGCGAACTGGCCTTGACCCGGGAAGGCGCCCACTCGCGCCGCCGCATCCTCCATGCCAGCGGCGACGCCACCGGCGAGGAGATCCGCCGCAGCCTCTGGGAACAATGTCGGCAGCATGGGCAGATCGAACTCTTCGAAAACACCCAGCTCATCGACGTGCTGCGCGACAAGGCAGGCCACTGCGCCGGGCTGCTCGTTTGGAACGCCGAATTGGGCTTACATATCCACCGGGCCAAGCTCACCGTCCTGGCCACAGGCGGCAACGGGCAGTTGTACAAGCTCTCGACGAACCCCGAGGTGACGACCGGTGACGGCATCGCCGCCGCCTTCCGGGCCGGCGCATCGGTGATGGACCTGGAATTCGTCCAGTTCCACCCTACCGCCCTCACCTTAGAGGGCCGGCCGCCCTTTCTGATCTCCGAGGCGGTCCGTGGAGAAGGAGGAAAGCTGTGCAACATCCGGGGCGATCGGTTCATGCCCCGCTACCACGAGTTGGCTGAACTGGCGCCGCGGGATGTAGTTGCCCTCGCCATCTGGAAGGAAATGGCCGAAACGGGCGCCCCCTCGGTCTTTCTTGACGTGTCTCACATGAGCGAGGAGGAGTTTTCCAGCCGTTTCCCCTGGATCTTCCGCACCTGCCGCAGCTATGGCATCGCTGTTCCCGAAGCGCCGATCCCTGTCGCGCCGGCGGCCCACTATTTGATGGGCGGCGTGCGCACTGACCTCTGGGGAGGGACGGACATCCCTCGCCTTTATGTCTGTGGAGAGGCCGCCTGCAACGGCGTCCACGGCGCCAACCGCCTCGCCTCCAATTCGTTGCTGGAAGGCTTGGTCTTCGGCGCCCGCATCATCGAGGGCGGTCTGCGCTGGCTCGAATCGTGGCCCCAGCGGGAACTCGCTCACGGCCCCTGGGGGAAAGAGTCTCTTTTTGACCGGTTGCCGGACGGGGAGAACCCTCGCGCCGCCGACCGGGTCGCCAACTCGGTCCAGCAGATCATGTGGGATAAGGTCGGCCTCTGGCGCTCGGCCGACAGCCTGACAGAGGCCTTGGCTGATCTGGTCGCCATCGATGAGCGGGAGGCGGTTCAGGGGACGGTGACGCGGGCCATGGAAGCAGCCAACATGCACCTGCTGGGCCGTCTGACCGCCCGGGCGGCTTTGCTCCGCAATGAGAGCCGGGGAGGCCACTACCGCGTCGATTTTCCCGAGCCTTGTGATACTTGGCGGCGTCACATCCTGTTGTCCTGTTAA
- the nadC gene encoding carboxylating nicotinate-nucleotide diphosphorylase, with the protein MELFEPEVREVVLRALREDIGQGDLTTMSLVPADAQTKGIIHAKEAGVIAGMPVARIVFETVDPGLIFEAKVKDGERIDKGTVLAEVRGSARSILIGERLALNFLQRLSGIATKTARCVEQVTYYQARIVDTRKTTPGLRMLEKYAVRMGGGKNHRFGLFDGVLIKDNHIRVAGGIHQAVSQVRQAVPHTVKIEVEVEDLAGVVEALEANADIIMLDNMAPELMKEAVRMIGSRALVEASGGVSEEALVEIAKTGVHLISIGALTHSVKALDISLDVEAIKRGRDDVS; encoded by the coding sequence GTGGAACTCTTTGAACCGGAAGTCCGGGAAGTAGTCCTTCGGGCTTTGCGGGAGGACATCGGCCAAGGCGATCTGACGACGATGAGCCTGGTACCCGCCGATGCCCAGACCAAGGGGATCATCCATGCGAAAGAGGCGGGTGTCATCGCCGGCATGCCGGTGGCCCGCATCGTCTTCGAAACGGTCGATCCCGGCTTGATTTTTGAGGCCAAAGTGAAAGACGGCGAGCGGATCGACAAGGGGACTGTGTTGGCCGAGGTCCGGGGCAGCGCCCGATCGATCCTGATCGGCGAGCGCCTGGCCCTCAACTTCCTGCAGCGCCTTTCCGGGATCGCCACCAAGACGGCCCGTTGCGTTGAACAGGTGACCTACTACCAGGCGCGCATCGTCGACACGCGCAAGACGACGCCGGGCCTTAGAATGCTGGAAAAATACGCCGTCCGCATGGGCGGCGGCAAGAACCACCGCTTCGGGCTCTTCGACGGTGTCTTGATCAAGGACAACCACATCCGCGTCGCCGGCGGCATCCACCAGGCCGTCAGCCAGGTGCGCCAGGCTGTCCCTCATACCGTCAAGATCGAGGTGGAGGTGGAGGACCTGGCGGGCGTCGTCGAGGCGTTGGAGGCAAACGCCGATATCATCATGCTCGACAACATGGCCCCGGAGTTGATGAAAGAGGCGGTGCGCATGATCGGCAGCCGCGCCCTTGTCGAGGCCTCGGGCGGCGTCTCCGAAGAGGCGCTGGTGGAGATCGCCAAGACGGGCGTGCACCTCATCTCCATAGGCGCTTTGACCCACAGTGTGAAAGCGCTCGACATCAGCCTCGATGTGGAAGCGATCAAGCGGGGGAGAGACGATGTCTCGTAA
- a CDS encoding biotin--[acetyl-CoA-carboxylase] ligase, giving the protein MSRKAILEALSAAEGFLSGEDLSRRLGISRSAIWKHIVALRQEGYAIDAHTRLGYKLRSRSAYLLPEEVEPLLKTKRFGRHYHFYASLPSTNRTAKELARQGAPEGTVVLAEEQTEGRGRLGRGWYSPPGLGIYFTMILRPTVPLGLAPQVTLLTSVAVCKALETVAGVQPQIKWPNDVLLNGKKFCGTLTELNAEMEAVNYLVVGTGINVNQSAGDFPDAVAAVATSVHATTGEKVDRARLLAAVLYFFEADYDYWLASGFDRLRAEWLERAAGMGTTVRVIAGQQEWVGKAEDIDSDGALLVRDSGGKLRRLISGEVSLRPEGGQGYDFGR; this is encoded by the coding sequence ATGTCTCGTAAAGCGATCCTGGAGGCGCTTTCGGCGGCCGAGGGATTCCTCTCCGGTGAAGACTTGAGCCGGCGCCTCGGCATCAGCCGGTCGGCCATCTGGAAACATATCGTCGCTCTCCGCCAGGAGGGCTACGCCATCGACGCTCATACCCGCCTCGGCTACAAGTTGCGCAGCCGGAGCGCCTACCTGCTGCCGGAAGAGGTGGAACCGCTCCTTAAGACGAAGCGCTTTGGCCGCCACTATCACTTTTACGCCAGCCTCCCGTCGACCAACCGCACCGCCAAGGAACTGGCCCGCCAGGGCGCGCCCGAAGGGACTGTCGTCCTGGCAGAGGAACAGACCGAGGGTCGGGGACGCCTGGGCCGCGGATGGTATTCTCCACCCGGGCTCGGCATCTATTTTACGATGATCCTGCGGCCGACCGTCCCGCTGGGCCTGGCGCCTCAAGTGACCCTGCTGACCTCGGTGGCTGTCTGCAAGGCCTTGGAAACGGTGGCCGGCGTGCAGCCGCAGATCAAGTGGCCCAATGATGTTCTGCTGAATGGGAAGAAGTTTTGCGGCACCCTGACGGAGCTGAACGCCGAGATGGAGGCCGTCAACTACCTCGTCGTCGGCACCGGCATCAACGTGAACCAGAGCGCCGGCGATTTCCCCGACGCGGTGGCTGCCGTGGCCACCTCCGTTCATGCGACAACAGGTGAAAAAGTGGACCGGGCGCGCCTGTTGGCGGCGGTGCTCTACTTTTTTGAGGCAGACTATGACTACTGGCTGGCATCCGGTTTTGATCGGTTGCGCGCCGAATGGCTGGAGCGGGCAGCCGGCATGGGGACGACGGTGCGCGTCATCGCCGGCCAGCAGGAATGGGTCGGCAAAGCCGAAGACATCGACAGCGACGGCGCATTGCTGGTACGGGACAGCGGCGGGAAACTGCGGCGGCTGATCAGCGGCGAAGTGAGCCTGCGACCGGAAGGGGGACAGGGCTATGATTTTGGCCGTTGA
- a CDS encoding type III pantothenate kinase, whose translation MILAVDVGNSHIILGVYELEPQPELRIHWKLSTDRNRTADEYAVLIRNLFRFDDIDPGRIEAIVIASVVPPLMPTLERMSRSYFGLQPIIVGPGLRTGLPIAMENPKELGADRVVNAIAAFARYGGPVIVVDFGTATTFDVISEKGEYLGGAIAPGVAVSTEALFARAAKLPRIELVKPQRVIAKNTISGMQSGIIFGFAGQVDGIVTKMKAELGDKTRVIATGETADLIAPETATVDMIDPLLTLEGLRIIYQRLRKALKP comes from the coding sequence ATGATTTTGGCCGTTGATGTGGGCAACAGCCATATCATCCTCGGCGTCTATGAACTGGAGCCCCAGCCAGAGCTGCGCATCCATTGGAAGCTGTCGACAGACCGCAACCGCACCGCCGATGAATATGCCGTCCTGATCCGCAACCTTTTTCGCTTCGACGACATCGATCCAGGGCGCATCGAGGCCATCGTCATCGCCTCCGTCGTTCCGCCCCTGATGCCGACGCTGGAGCGGATGAGCCGCAGCTACTTCGGTCTTCAGCCGATCATCGTGGGACCGGGTCTTCGCACCGGATTGCCGATCGCCATGGAAAATCCGAAGGAACTGGGCGCTGACCGGGTGGTCAACGCCATCGCCGCCTTTGCGCGCTACGGCGGCCCGGTGATCGTCGTCGATTTCGGCACGGCCACCACCTTTGACGTCATCTCGGAAAAAGGGGAGTACTTGGGCGGGGCCATCGCCCCCGGCGTGGCTGTATCGACAGAGGCGCTCTTTGCCCGGGCAGCCAAACTCCCCCGCATCGAACTGGTTAAGCCGCAGCGGGTGATTGCCAAAAACACCATCAGCGGCATGCAGTCGGGCATCATCTTCGGCTTCGCCGGCCAGGTGGATGGCATCGTCACCAAGATGAAGGCGGAGCTGGGCGATAAGACCCGCGTCATCGCTACGGGAGAGACAGCCGATCTGATCGCTCCAGAGACAGCTACGGTGGACATGATCGACCCGCTGCTGACCCTGGAGGGGCTGCGGATCATCTACCAGCGCTTGCGGAAGGCGCTGAAACCGTAG